From the genome of Pantanalinema sp., one region includes:
- a CDS encoding aspartate ammonia-lyase has translation MAISRETRIERDSLGAIAVPKEAYWGVQTQRALENYPISGLRTDPALIDALAVIKQAASRVFGSLGMLSPEKSDAIDRAAQEVRDGAWDDQIVVDAFQAGAGTSLHMNVNEVIANRANLLMGEVLGSYAAIHPNDHVNKGQSTNDVIPSAMRLAALELTEVLDAALEELQSVLCGKAVQFDRVVKSGRTHLQDAVPIRLGQEFDAYASAVARARKNLWAAAEDLKVLGLGGSAVGTGLNTPSAYRRKVIAELRILTGHEDLSAADDYFEAMQSMAVFTALSGALRNLAIELGRIANDLRLMSSGPRTGLHELVLPSVQPGSSIMPGKINPSVPEMLNQVCFQVIGCDATIAAAAQAGQLELNVMMPVIAHNLLLAQRILANAVDVFTDRCVEGIEADVERCKAYSEASVGLATVLNPVIGYAAAAEVVKEAVAKGESIPALVKAKGLLAEDRVGRVFSTPALTEPYTL, from the coding sequence ATGGCCATTTCTCGGGAAACGCGCATCGAGCGTGATTCGTTGGGGGCGATCGCCGTGCCGAAGGAGGCTTACTGGGGCGTCCAGACCCAGCGGGCGCTCGAGAACTACCCGATCAGCGGGCTGCGCACGGACCCGGCCCTGATCGACGCCCTGGCGGTCATCAAGCAGGCGGCATCCCGCGTGTTCGGCTCGCTCGGCATGCTCTCGCCCGAGAAGTCGGACGCCATCGATCGGGCCGCGCAGGAGGTGCGCGACGGCGCATGGGACGACCAGATCGTGGTGGACGCCTTCCAGGCGGGGGCGGGCACCTCCCTTCACATGAACGTGAACGAGGTGATCGCCAACCGCGCCAACCTCCTGATGGGCGAGGTGCTCGGCTCCTACGCGGCGATTCACCCCAACGACCACGTCAACAAGGGACAGTCCACCAACGACGTGATCCCGAGCGCCATGCGCCTCGCGGCCCTGGAGCTCACCGAGGTCCTGGACGCCGCGCTCGAGGAGCTCCAGAGCGTCCTGTGCGGCAAGGCCGTCCAGTTCGACCGGGTCGTCAAGTCGGGCCGCACCCACCTCCAGGACGCGGTGCCCATCCGCCTGGGCCAGGAGTTCGACGCCTACGCGAGCGCCGTGGCGCGCGCGCGCAAGAACCTCTGGGCGGCGGCCGAGGACCTGAAGGTGCTCGGCCTCGGGGGAAGCGCGGTGGGGACGGGCCTCAACACGCCGAGCGCGTATCGCCGGAAGGTGATCGCGGAGCTTCGGATCCTGACGGGCCACGAGGACCTGAGCGCGGCCGACGACTACTTCGAGGCCATGCAGAGCATGGCGGTCTTCACCGCCCTCTCGGGGGCGCTGCGCAACCTGGCCATCGAGCTCGGGCGCATCGCCAACGACCTGCGCCTGATGAGCTCCGGGCCCCGTACCGGCCTGCACGAGCTGGTCCTGCCCTCGGTGCAGCCGGGCTCGTCGATCATGCCGGGCAAGATCAATCCCTCGGTGCCCGAGATGCTCAACCAGGTCTGCTTCCAGGTCATCGGCTGCGACGCCACCATCGCGGCAGCGGCCCAGGCGGGCCAGCTCGAGCTCAACGTCATGATGCCCGTCATCGCCCACAACCTGCTCCTGGCTCAGCGAATCCTGGCCAACGCGGTGGACGTCTTCACCGACCGCTGCGTGGAGGGGATCGAGGCCGACGTGGAGCGCTGCAAGGCCTACTCGGAGGCCTCGGTGGGCCTGGCGACGGTCCTCAACCCCGTGATCGGCTACGCGGCCGCCGCCGAGGTGGTCAAGGAGGCGGTGGCGAAGGGGGAGTCGATTCCTGCGCTGGTCAAGGCCAAGGGCCTGCTCGCCGAGGATCGCGTGGGGCGGGTCTTCTCGACGCCCGCCCTGACCGAACCCTACACCCTGTGA
- a CDS encoding glucosaminidase domain-containing protein, protein MSYTIRTGDNLDSIAKRFGTTVKSLARLNGIRDPQKIRAGDDLKLPGDHAVLSGSKPGKLSSRHPSSGSDAPAGKMRGDRLALSSPQPAAPAPSLEATPQPTNAFLKEMLPAALKIQQRYGIPAATILAQAALESNWGRSAIGKYNVFGIKGEGSLGSISTSTKEHLRGQWRRMRDGFAKFGSFEEAFEAYAKVIHNGSHSRAVAAKSNPVAFARALQGSYATDPKYASKLISIMRSQDLI, encoded by the coding sequence ATGTCGTACACCATCCGCACAGGCGACAATCTCGACTCGATTGCCAAGCGCTTCGGCACGACGGTCAAGTCGCTCGCGCGCCTCAACGGCATCCGCGATCCCCAGAAGATCCGGGCCGGCGACGATCTGAAGCTCCCGGGAGACCATGCCGTCCTTTCGGGCTCGAAGCCCGGGAAGCTCTCCTCGCGCCACCCGTCGTCGGGTTCGGATGCCCCTGCCGGCAAGATGCGCGGAGATCGCCTGGCTCTGAGCAGCCCCCAGCCCGCAGCGCCGGCCCCCAGCCTCGAGGCGACGCCCCAGCCCACCAACGCCTTCCTGAAGGAAATGCTGCCGGCCGCGCTCAAGATCCAGCAGCGGTACGGCATTCCCGCCGCGACCATCCTGGCCCAGGCCGCCCTCGAGTCCAACTGGGGCCGTTCGGCCATCGGCAAGTACAACGTCTTCGGGATCAAGGGCGAAGGCTCGCTCGGTAGTATCTCCACCTCGACCAAGGAGCACCTCAGGGGCCAGTGGCGCCGGATGCGCGACGGCTTCGCCAAGTTCGGCAGCTTCGAGGAGGCGTTCGAGGCCTACGCCAAGGTCATCCACAACGGCAGCCATTCCCGCGCGGTCGCGGCCAAGTCGAACCCCGTCGCCTTCGCTCGCGCCCTGCAGGGGAGCTACGCCACGGACCCCAAGTACGCGAGCAAGCTCATCAGCATCATGCGCTCCCAGGACTTGATCTGA